From the genome of Hymenobacter sp. PAMC 26628, one region includes:
- a CDS encoding ABC transporter permease codes for MLTFFLRRLGQGLLVLVGVACTVFFLFNVLPGDPAALLAGQRTDLATKAAINADLGLDQPLPQRLVGYLNDVSPLGVHPRDSAGRARYGGLAVLPLGPRALVLKVPYLRRSFQSNKDVLSILLDYFPGTLWLALAAMLIASVIGVGLGVLAALRPQSALDRTLVTTSVLGISVPSFVAAILIAVTFGFYWSHWTGLSLTGQLFETDPFTGEQHLVLRNLLLPAVALGVRPLAVITQLTRSSMLDVLGQDYIRTARAKGLSYRATVLHHALRNALNPVVTAVSGWLASLMAGAFFIEYIFNWKGLGTVTLRAVENLDFPVVMGATLFVAALFVLINIAVDVLYAVLDPRVKIT; via the coding sequence ATGCTCACCTTTTTCCTCCGCCGCCTGGGCCAGGGCCTGCTCGTGCTGGTGGGCGTGGCGTGCACGGTGTTCTTCCTGTTTAATGTGCTGCCCGGTGACCCCGCCGCCCTGCTGGCCGGCCAGCGCACCGACCTGGCCACCAAGGCCGCCATCAACGCCGACCTGGGCCTCGACCAGCCCCTGCCCCAGCGCCTGGTGGGCTACCTCAACGACGTGTCGCCGCTGGGCGTGCACCCACGCGACTCGGCCGGGCGGGCCCGCTACGGGGGCCTCGCGGTGCTGCCACTGGGGCCCCGGGCGCTGGTGCTGAAGGTGCCGTATTTGCGGCGCTCGTTCCAGAGCAACAAGGACGTGCTCAGCATCTTGCTCGATTATTTCCCCGGCACGCTGTGGCTGGCGCTGGCGGCCATGCTCATTGCCAGCGTTATCGGGGTAGGCCTGGGCGTGCTGGCGGCGCTGCGGCCCCAGTCGGCGCTGGACCGAACTCTGGTAACGACCTCGGTGCTGGGAATTTCAGTGCCGTCGTTCGTGGCAGCTATCCTCATCGCCGTCACGTTTGGCTTTTATTGGAGCCACTGGACGGGCCTGAGCCTGACCGGCCAACTGTTTGAAACCGACCCGTTCACGGGCGAGCAGCACCTGGTGCTGCGCAATTTGCTGCTGCCGGCCGTGGCGCTGGGCGTGCGGCCGCTGGCGGTCATCACGCAGCTCACGCGGTCCAGTATGCTGGATGTGCTGGGGCAGGATTACATCCGCACGGCGCGGGCCAAGGGCCTGAGCTACCGCGCCACCGTGCTGCACCACGCCCTGCGCAACGCCCTGAACCCGGTGGTCACGGCCGTGTCGGGCTGGCTGGCCTCGCTGATGGCGGGCGCGTTCTTCATCGAGTACATTTTCAACTGGAAGGGCCTGGGCACCGTCACGCTGCGGGCCGTCGAGAACCTCGATTTTCCAGTCGTGATGGGCGCCACGCTGTTCGTAGCGGCGCTGTTCGTGCTCATCAACATCGCCGTGGACGTGCTTTACGCCGTGCTCGACCCGCGGGTGAAAATCACGTAA